A region of Sulfurimonas sp. DNA encodes the following proteins:
- a CDS encoding heat shock protein transcriptional repressor HspR: protein MIHKYDEPVYLISIVAKILEIHPQTLRQYERENLVCPSRSNGRIRLYSQRDIDRIKLILRLTRELGVNLAGVDIILRLKENVDGMETEIAELRHEVSRAQNTHSVSPDKALVTKKSVYEMIIFEE from the coding sequence ATGATACATAAATATGACGAACCAGTTTATCTTATAAGTATCGTAGCAAAAATCTTAGAAATACACCCTCAAACTCTTAGGCAGTATGAACGAGAAAATTTGGTATGCCCATCTCGTTCAAATGGACGAATTAGACTATATTCACAAAGAGATATTGACAGAATAAAATTAATATTGAGACTTACTCGTGAGCTAGGAGTTAATTTAGCGGGTGTTGATATTATACTTAGATTAAAAGAAAATGTAGATGGTATGGAAACAGAAATAGCAGAACTTCGTCACGAAGTTTCTCGCGCTCAAAATACCCACTCTGTATCACCAGATAAAGCCTTAGTTACAAAAAAAAGTGTTTATGAGATGATAATATTTGAAGAGTAA
- a CDS encoding DnaJ C-terminal domain-containing protein, protein MAKSLYKTLEINEGASESEIKKAYRKLARQYHPDVNKDKGAEDKFKEINSAYEILSSKEKKQQYDMHGDSMFGGQNFHDFSRSHGRGGQGDLDDILRQMFAGGGGFGGGSPFGGGFQQQQVNLDIETSVTIPFSVSILGGSHSVAVNGDRFDIKIPAGVKSGEKMRVKGKGHAQGGRAGDLFLKIQVASNPEYIREDDDLIKSFDVPLYAALFGDKIAIKTLEKEIKLKVPQNTKNGQRFRVKEMGAMNRKTKIRGNLYLEANIILPVVDELDKKLVDIMKEKLPKE, encoded by the coding sequence ATGGCAAAATCATTATACAAAACACTTGAAATCAATGAAGGTGCAAGTGAATCAGAAATTAAAAAAGCTTATAGAAAACTAGCACGACAATATCACCCTGATGTAAATAAAGATAAAGGTGCAGAAGATAAGTTTAAAGAGATAAATTCTGCTTATGAGATTTTAAGTAGTAAAGAGAAAAAACAACAGTATGACATGCATGGTGATAGCATGTTTGGTGGACAAAATTTTCATGATTTTTCTCGTTCTCATGGTCGTGGTGGACAAGGTGATTTAGATGATATACTAAGACAAATGTTCGCTGGTGGCGGTGGTTTTGGTGGCGGAAGTCCATTTGGTGGAGGATTTCAACAGCAACAAGTAAATTTAGATATTGAAACAAGTGTGACAATTCCTTTTAGCGTATCTATTTTAGGTGGTTCTCACTCTGTAGCAGTTAATGGTGATAGATTTGATATTAAAATCCCTGCAGGTGTTAAGAGTGGAGAAAAGATGCGCGTAAAAGGCAAAGGACATGCTCAAGGTGGCAGAGCAGGGGATTTATTTTTGAAGATTCAAGTTGCATCTAACCCTGAGTATATTAGAGAAGATGATGATTTAATCAAATCTTTTGATGTACCTTTGTACGCTGCACTTTTTGGTGATAAAATTGCCATAAAAACATTAGAAAAAGAGATTAAACTAAAAGTTCCACAAAACACTAAAAATGGACAACGCTTTCGTGTAAAAGAGATGGGTGCAATGAATAGAAAAACAAAAATTCGTGGTAATTTATATCTTGAAGCAAATATTATCTTGCCAGTTGTTGATGAACTTGACAAAAAGTTAGTAGATATAATGAAAGAAAAATTACCTAAAGAGTAA
- the purH gene encoding bifunctional phosphoribosylaminoimidazolecarboxamide formyltransferase/IMP cyclohydrolase: MAKRALISVSDKNGVVEFCTSLVKNGYEIISTGGTYKKLVESGIQAIEIDEVTKFPECFEGRVKTLNPFVHGGILHRRDKQSHLDQAKELGVESIDLVCVNLYPFKETIERTDDFDDIIENIDIGGPAMVRSAAKNFDAVIIVTNVEDYSEVIDAIENEKNTKEFRRGYMIKAYEHTAAYDSMIANYMNKRFNKGFGEKQFIVGNKVMATRYGENPHQQGALYEFDKHFTNNFTTLKGEASFNNLNDLNGAVKIASAFGEDNAVCISKHGNPCGFAIKDNLLDAYIEALKCDPVSAFGGVVAVNGTVNKELAEKMNEIFLEVVIAGYITEEAQEVFAKKKRIKLFEMGSDKLILANDKKDFKHIDGGFVFQDADRVASDEVKNAKLVSKNEATLEEIKDLEIAYKVASLTKSNCVVYVKNSAMVAVGMGMTSRVDAAECALKKAKDMGLDVSGAALASEAFFPFRDSIDAAAQAGVKNIIEPGGSIRDQEIIDAANEFGMSLYFSEVRHFLH, from the coding sequence TTGGCAAAAAGAGCATTAATTAGTGTTAGCGATAAAAATGGTGTTGTAGAGTTTTGTACATCTTTAGTAAAAAATGGTTATGAGATTATTTCAACTGGTGGAACTTATAAAAAGTTAGTTGAATCTGGCATTCAAGCTATTGAGATTGATGAGGTTACAAAATTTCCTGAGTGTTTTGAAGGGCGAGTAAAAACTTTAAACCCTTTCGTTCATGGTGGAATCTTACATCGTCGTGATAAACAATCACACCTTGACCAAGCTAAAGAGTTAGGTGTAGAGTCAATAGATTTAGTTTGTGTGAATCTGTATCCTTTTAAAGAAACTATCGAGAGAACTGATGATTTTGATGATATTATAGAAAACATAGATATTGGCGGACCTGCTATGGTTCGTTCTGCTGCAAAAAACTTTGATGCTGTTATTATCGTTACAAATGTAGAGGATTATAGTGAAGTTATAGATGCAATAGAAAATGAAAAAAATACTAAAGAATTTCGTCGTGGATATATGATAAAAGCATATGAGCATACAGCGGCTTATGATAGCATGATAGCTAACTATATGAACAAACGATTTAATAAAGGTTTTGGTGAAAAACAGTTTATAGTTGGAAACAAAGTAATGGCTACAAGATATGGTGAAAATCCTCATCAACAAGGTGCTTTGTATGAGTTTGATAAGCACTTTACAAACAACTTCACAACATTAAAAGGTGAGGCAAGTTTTAACAATCTTAATGATTTAAATGGTGCTGTGAAGATAGCATCTGCTTTTGGAGAGGATAATGCTGTTTGTATCTCTAAACATGGAAATCCTTGTGGTTTTGCTATAAAAGACAACTTACTAGATGCGTATATAGAAGCTTTAAAATGTGACCCAGTTTCTGCTTTTGGTGGTGTTGTTGCAGTAAATGGAACGGTTAATAAAGAGTTGGCTGAGAAAATGAATGAAATATTTTTGGAAGTTGTAATTGCTGGTTATATTACTGAGGAAGCGCAAGAAGTTTTCGCAAAGAAAAAGCGTATAAAACTTTTTGAAATGGGTAGTGATAAACTTATCTTAGCAAATGATAAAAAAGATTTCAAACATATAGATGGTGGATTTGTTTTCCAAGATGCTGATAGAGTAGCATCTGATGAAGTTAAAAATGCTAAGTTAGTTTCCAAAAATGAGGCAACTCTAGAAGAGATAAAAGATTTAGAGATAGCATATAAAGTTGCATCTCTAACAAAATCAAATTGTGTTGTGTATGTTAAAAACTCTGCAATGGTAGCAGTTGGTATGGGCATGACAAGTCGTGTAGATGCTGCTGAGTGTGCTTTGAAAAAAGCAAAAGATATGGGACTTGATGTAAGTGGTGCTGCTCTCGCATCTGAAGCATTCTTCCCATTTAGAGATTCTATTGATGCAGCAGCACAAGCTGGTGTAAAAAATATAATTGAACCAGGTGGAAGTATCAGGGATCAAGAGATTATAGATGCTGCCAATGAATTTGGTATGAGTTTATATTTCTCAGAAGTTCGCCACTTTTTACATTAA